DNA from Mesorhizobium loti R88b:
TGCCGACATCACAACACCTCCGGGACGGGTTTGATTTGCTGGGACTGGTCAGGCGCAGGGCGCAGATGCGGCGAAAGCGAATACTCGACCCAGGCAAACAGCCGGGCAATCGACAGGTTGAGCAGCAGGTAGATCACGCCGGCGCAGGTCAGCACCTCGATCGGCCGAAACGTGTCGTGCTGGATCTTCTGCGCCGTTCCCATCATCTCCATGATCGTGACCACGGAAGCGAGCGCGGTCGCCTTCGTCATCAGGATGATCTCTGTCGAATAGGCCGGCAAGGCCAGCCGGAGCGCTATGGGCAATGTCACAATGCGGAACCGTGTGAATGGAGACATGCCGAAAGCCTTGGCGGCCTCGATCTGCCCGACCGGCACGGCGCGGAGTGCGCCGCGGAAAATCTCGCTCTCATAGGCGGCGGTGTTCAAAGCCATGGCGACGATCGTGCAATACATGGGATCCCGCAGGATCGGCCACAGGATCGGGCTGTGGCGCACAAAATCGAACTGGGAAAGTCCGAAATAGATCAGATAGAGCTGCACCAGCAGCGGCGACCCACGGAAGACGAAAACGTAGGCGCGGGTGAAATACTCGCCGGATCTGGAGCCCGAGGCCCGCAGCCAGGTCAGGCCGGTGGCGATGATCAGGCCGAAGGCTATGCCGAAGAACCAGATTTCAAGCGTCAGCGGCAGTGCCTTCAGCACGCTCCACATGGTCGAAAGGTAGAAGTTGTAATCCACCACCACCTCTTATTTCGGACGCAGAAAGCTGCGTGAAGTGTAACGCTCGGCCTTGTCGAAGATCGGCGTCGAGATCGACGTCATCACGAGGTAGAGGATGCCGGCGACAGTGTAGAAAAGCAGCGAATGGTGTGTTGAACGCGCGGCCTTGTTGGCCGTCAGCATAAGCTCGGCGACGCCGGTGACCGAGATCAAAGCCGAATCCTTGATGGTCAGCTGCCACACATTGCCCAGCCCTGGCACCGCCAGGCGCAGGACCTGAGGCATGATCACGAGGCGAAAACGCAGCCAGGCCGACATGCCGTAGGCGCGCGCCGCCTCCAGCTCGCCGCGCTGGATCGCCAGAAACGACCCGCGGAAGACCTCGGCCTGATAGGCGCCCGAAATGATGCCGACCGCGAGCACGCCGCCGAGGAAGCTCGGCATGTTCAAAATGTCGGTCGAACCGATCGATCCCGTGGACCGCGCCACCCCGGTCAGGATCTGCGTGCCGCCATAGTAGAAAAGGTAGATGATCAAAAGCTCCGGCTCACCGCGGAACACGGTCGTGTAGCTTTCGCCGATAAATCTCAGTCCGCCGCGATGCGATAGCTTGGCCGCCGCCACGAGCGATCCCAGCGCAGCGCCGATCAACATCGAAACCATGGTGACGGCGAGCGTCCAGCCAATGCCCCAGAGCAGCTGCAAACCCCAGCCGGCCGCCAACAGCTCATAGGCCGTCGACAGCTGATCCTTGAGACTGTTGAGAAAGTCCACCTACGCCTCCCCGGGCGTCGAGATACGCATCGACGGGCTGATCCCCCTCAATGCAAAACGGGAGCAGCCTTGGCTGCTCCCGTTGCGACATTACTTGGTAATGTCGATCTTGAACCACTGCATTGAGTATTTCGACACCGAGCCGTCATCGAGAGCGGCCTTGAGCGCCTTGTTGTAGATATCCTGCAGGTCCTTGTCGGTCTTGCGGAAGGCAGCACCGATGCCCGGTCCAAGGATAGGACCGCCCTTGAACTGCGGTCCGACAAACTCCAGGTCCTTGGCGTCGGGCTTGGCCAGCGTGCCGAGGAAGTAGGTGGTGTCGGCGAAGGCCACGTCGAGGCGCCCGGCCATCAGGTCGAGGTCATGCTCGTCGGTGGTCTTGTATTCATGGACGTTGGCGACATCCTTGAGATATTTGTCGGCAAACGTCGCCTCCGTGGTCGAAACCTGCAGGCCGACATTCTTGCCTGTCAGCTCCTTGCGCAGCGTATCGAGC
Protein-coding regions in this window:
- a CDS encoding ABC transporter permease, which encodes MDFLNSLKDQLSTAYELLAAGWGLQLLWGIGWTLAVTMVSMLIGAALGSLVAAAKLSHRGGLRFIGESYTTVFRGEPELLIIYLFYYGGTQILTGVARSTGSIGSTDILNMPSFLGGVLAVGIISGAYQAEVFRGSFLAIQRGELEAARAYGMSAWLRFRLVIMPQVLRLAVPGLGNVWQLTIKDSALISVTGVAELMLTANKAARSTHHSLLFYTVAGILYLVMTSISTPIFDKAERYTSRSFLRPK
- a CDS encoding ABC transporter permease; amino-acid sequence: MDYNFYLSTMWSVLKALPLTLEIWFFGIAFGLIIATGLTWLRASGSRSGEYFTRAYVFVFRGSPLLVQLYLIYFGLSQFDFVRHSPILWPILRDPMYCTIVAMALNTAAYESEIFRGALRAVPVGQIEAAKAFGMSPFTRFRIVTLPIALRLALPAYSTEIILMTKATALASVVTIMEMMGTAQKIQHDTFRPIEVLTCAGVIYLLLNLSIARLFAWVEYSLSPHLRPAPDQSQQIKPVPEVL